ACGGCTTGTACCCTTATCTGAATTGAAAATGAGAGCGGTCTTTTCTTCAGATTTCCACTGTTTGTTTTTATAGTCGAACGAGAGCTGCTGAGTTTGCGATGCGTGTCGAATCATTTCCGTACAGGTTTTGGCCTTGATAACTTTGGACCATTCGACATCGCGGTACATGCGAAGCTGGAGAAAGCGCTCGTTCTCGTACATAGAACTAGCCGTAAGATTTACACTGACTCGCGCACCATCGGGAACGACAGCAAAGGAAACCAAAACGCGGTGCGATTGCAGCCCTGAGAGTCGAAAGTCTCCCGAAACCGTCTTGGCGTATATCGGCGAGCAGCTTCCGGCGGTCACGATCAAAACAGTAAAGAGTCTTCCCCAGAACAACGGTGCTAAATGGAGCATTGTCTAGAACGCGTGCGATGGTAAAAAAGACGTGCCGCTAACACAGGTCTCTTTGAAGTCCAGTTCCTAAGGCGAACACCTTTTAGGTCTACTAGATTGTCGTAACTAACAGCAAATGCCGATTTCAGCGGTATTCTAGGTCACGACAAAGTAtgctgactgactgtgactgtggGACAATTACGCAAATTCTACGGGTGTTTACTGTTGGAGCGCCCGTCTGTCGGAATTTTCTTTGCCGCTGCAATATCGCTTTAGAGTCAGTGTCTCGTGTTTTTCAGCTCCCCACACTGACGGAGATTTGTCGCATGGCAAAACGAAGCAATTGACAAGGATCAATTGCACTGACAATTCAGCCCAACATAGCAACCAAAATCTATTGTGAACTACTAAAACGACTTGAAAATCTATTAATTCTATTTCATCTCATGCCCTTTGGCTGCTCCACGATTTCTCGTATTGATACGATGTAGGATAGCCTCGGAAAGTCTTCAGCCAGATACTCGTTGCCTTTGCGAACGATCTTCCCTTGAACCGGTTTTTCGCCGTATTCCTTATTGATCTGGTCCACGAATTCCATACCCTCTAAGACCTGGGCAAACGGAGCAAACCCTTGTTTGTCAAGAAACTTATTTCCCTCTGCTTTTTTATTCGTATTGATGAACAGTTGGGTCGTTCGCGTATTCTTCCCTGATGTGGCGTAAGTCATGGTTCCTCGTCGATTCGTCTCCAGTACCGGGTCGTCATTCAAAATTTCATGCTTCCAGGTTTGCTGCACGGACGGATCCGCGGCAATGCCAAATTGCACCATAAAATTGTCCAGGACGCGGAAAAAGCGACACTGGTCGTAAAATTTTGCGGCCACGAGCTTATGAAAGTGCTCTGTTCCAATGGGTGCCCAGTCGGGTCGTGTTTCGAATAAGACTCTTCCAATGCTTTTGTCCGGACTCGCAGTGGACAGTTCCATCTCAAACTGTTTGCCGCTATGCGAGGCCGGTTTGTCTGCCAAagcgtcatcgtcatctttgctaacttcttcttcatttgcCAATGCCTGAGACAATTTCTCGATTGCATCGGGTTTGCGAAAATAGGTCTTCGTTTCTGCCAATCTGTCCGGAGTCATGGCCCCCAAACTCGGTGCTTTCGGTTCCCGTCGTTTTTGCTTCGGAAACGCATCCAATTGAAACAAAAAGATGGTGAAACCGCCAATTCCAATCAATCCCACGAACAGTCGGATGAGTGTGGTACGCTGTTGTTGCTTGACAGGACGTTTGACTCGGGTCATGCTGAATAGTTGCGTATACCTATTCTAGTGTGCACCAATATGGAATCGACTCCGGcttctttgactgtgagttctcTGTCCATGAACACGAACTGTTTGGTTTGACGACAGAGGTTTCTTGCGTCTTTTAAGGCAGTCTCTCTCAAATTGTGCCAACTTGTTCCCTTTCGGTCTGTCTGCTGGTAGTGTAAGACATTTGCTTCAGAGAAGTACCTGCACATTCAGCAGAAGGCGCGTGTCCtacctgacagtgaaacgaAAGTTCCCACTTTCTCATTCCGTTTACACGCTGCAATAAAAACCAATGCTTGTTGACTCGGTAGGTCGACATGACCCAGACTGTACTATGCTTTACTATTTTCTAAGTTGGCATTCAAATATCTCTGGATACTGTAAGAGGAAGGAATAAATCGCAGACAATGGAATGTCGAATAAAAAGTACCGATCATTCCTCCGCAAAGTTCCACCTAGCTGCGACAACCTTGCCAGGCAATCTGGAAGCTCCAGTAAGGAGAAAGATCCATGTCTCCGGCGTCTCGATTGATTAATGTGCAATGCGACCTCTATGTCAGCGTCAATTTCAAAATATTGCTCCAAAGTATCTGTGCGTAGTTGGGTGAAACAGGACGTCTGGCGGACCAGACCCAACAGAGACTTGCGACCTTCGAAACCAATAGAACGATTTTCAATTAAGGAAAGAGCTTCCAGACGAGACCCATTGCATGGTGTTGCTAAAGCGATGCAGTGTTCGTCATTCAACCCACAATTGTCGAGAGTCAGTATCTTATATCTTGGAGAAACGGCTGCCAAAACATCAGGGGTGACAGCTGGGGCTCTCAACAGCCGCATGCGATGAAAAATAACGCTGAGCTGTAGAATAGAAAGGTTGGGGAGCGCAACAATCGACTGAACCATACCGTCTAGAAAGCCAGCGCTCGGTTCGCTTGGGAAGGAGATCAATAGCTTGCCTATCGACAACTCAGCTAGACAGGGCATCGCACGAATAGTATGAACGAAATTATCCAACTCTAATTGACTTCCGACCGCAATGCACCCCGATCCGTCGAACGATAGTTTTTGAAGCTGGGTGTTATAAACGAGACTTTCCGTAAGGGTTGCTAGAGAAAGTTCTACCCCGAAAGGATCTGCGGCCAGCCCAGATATTTCCAGATTTTCGAGCCTTTCGAGTTTTCCGATGCACTTCGTGAGCAGCTTCCGGTCTTCCTTAGACAAAATTCGAAAGAATCTCTAGTCAACAAGCACTTCGTTGACGGTATGGTTCGCTGGGAGTGCTTGGTCGACAAGCTGTCGGAAGAATGTGTCGAATTCTGCATCGGTGATTGTATCGAATCGCTGTTGGTAAAGATCGAAGGAAAAAGGGGCGTTCTTGACGGCCTCATAATGTAGCTGCAGAATAGTGTAGGAAGGATCGTTGTCTAGAAGGTCTTTGATTGTTTCATGCATTTCCTCCATTGTAAATAAACTCGTTTTGACGCGTCTctcctttcttttttgatttGACTATGGCAGAGACGGCCAAGCCAGTTGACTAACAATTTTGCAGTTAGAAATAATGTATGTCTGCGCAACGCGGCGGACATCCACCCTTATTTGTTTAGACGCTAGAACCCTGACTGCGGTTTTCGGTTCGCACAGCTTACATTTAACAGTAAACCGTCGGCAGAATTTTTATCTCGATGAGGAGACATGCCGACGTAGCTCATATGTAACAGTAAGAAAACAAAGATGGAGCTGAGGACTACCTACATCGTAAAGGCACAACAGTGACATCACTTCCATACTTTCGAGATTTATCGCCTACTCGGATGAGCACAATACTCGAAAAATCTAGAGACTTACGGGCTTTGTACGTAGCATACATCTTATTGGCTGTCTAGATACCGGACAACAATACACTGAAGTAAACAGAATCATTCTCAGACTATTTTGGAAGGGCAAAATGAATTTGCTAAGCAGGGCCTAAGAAAATATTCCCCTGTGCTGAATCAGAATAGATGGTAATATCCTTCATTTTCTAGTAGGGACGCCTTACGGTAGCTGTCAAACATGCTATTCCGTATTTTTATCCGTATTTTCATCGCAAAGAAACAGGGATGCAGAAAACGCCTAAAAGTGGCAAACCAAAAGGATTTGATGCATCACTGGAAGGCCGTGAAAATtttctttacagttactaCCGGAAACTCTCTCGGAAAATCGCTCGGAAAGTCTCTCGGAGCTGTAGAAAAGCAAAACCTTCCGCGGTGTCTGACATTGATCCTGGTCGTTCGCAGTCAATGACATGAATCATTGACATGATGTCTTTTCATAAACTCCTTGCGGGCTTGGTCAAAACATTTTAGTACTATTCGAATTAACCCATTTTTAAGGTGACGTTGAAAAAAATTCAATTAATACAGATCCCGAATTCTTGAAATAATTGAAGAATAATATTTTATCTCGATCATAGTTGTGGGCAACGTCACCCCAAATGCAGCTTTTTCAGTAAGCAATTTCTGCTTGTCAGCTGCTCCTCCTGTAGACAATGTACTTGTGTCAGCAAACGTGGTGAAAGCTAAAAAATTACAATGCAGTTGTGGAACAAGTGTGTCAAGCACTACCTATTTCGCTTTATATGTCTATTTCTGCAAACTATTCGACAAAACTATTGTTTTGTGATTCTCCCAATTTCTATTTAACAAGTTTATGACACGTCATGCAATTCCGTCCACAGAAAATTACGAAGATGACATATCACAAAATCGTTCTCTTAAAGTCTCCGGATGGTCTTACGCAATGCTATCGGCCTTCTTAGACCCCTCCTCCGACAACACCAGTCCTTTGTGCGAGGGTTGCAAACTTGACATTCCTCCAACATTTCTTTCCTGTTCGTGCCTTTTGCGAGAAGTTGGCGTCTTACAACATCAAACACTACAGAATCCTTTGGATGCGAGATTCAGGTACAAAAACGACTTTAGTTGTTTTTGGCTATGGATGGCGCACCACTGGACGATGGCAAAGCCGCTACGTCGGTAGAGGAGCGCAAGCTTACGGCAAAGATGGTTGTTTCTAGCAAAACGGTACCATCCTCCGATCAGCAGGTAAAGATATCGTCCGGAGACCCAACAGCTAACCAGCCGCGTGATTGCTTTTCAAAAGGGAATACCAATGCTTCCTCTAATCCCACATTGTTCATTCTTCATGCAGGTACACCGACTCGCCGAGAAGCTGGAGCCATCTGGGAAGGGTGAGCGTAACATGGGCGTATCATGGAATGTGCAAGGAATAGTGGAGGCACAATACACAAAAAGTGAGGGACGGCAACAGCAAAGCTCAGGGGTTCCTGGGGAATACAGTGATTGCAGAAAGTCGGCAGCGCTAGCATCAGCTGAGGAAAGCGATGACAAGGTTTCATCTTTCAGAAAGAGAAATGCTCTCTACTCCAAGCGAAACTATTACAAGACGAAAACTCAATTTCAAGACCTCCGAGACTCAAGCTACGCGCTAAGAGCGGAAAACATTGAGctgaaagaagaaaaagatcGCCTCGAAGGCCTCTTGGCCGCTGCAAATGATGCCATAGCGTCTCTCAAGCCTGAAGACCTTCGACCAACACTTCGAGGGTCCACTTTTGCACCTTCTACGCCTCTGGAATCTCCTTCAGATTCATCAATACCTCGGGTGACAGACGGAATAGTGCCACCAGGAATTGTTTCTGGTGAAGAGGACATGGAAGCATTGCTTGCTTTTTTTCGTTCTGATTCTATACGGCAAGATGGTGGGGGTCTTCACCAGTCAGTCAGCCCAGCACTATCGTATTTGGTCACTGACGTCAGGTCCAATCGCTTGTTATGGGATGCGCAAAGGTTACAGGAAGCACTCCAGGGTCGACAGGAAGACTCCCATCGACGAACGAGTTTTCCAGCATCATTCACTTCAATAAGAagtcaaaattttgatgAGCAAGAAATCTTTGGTGAAAGCCAACCCCGACGTTCGTCTCTTCCTGCAGTAGCACAGAATGAGACATCAGTAATTCTACCAGCCGCTCATGACCAAGTGGGAA
The genomic region above belongs to Phaeodactylum tricornutum CCAP 1055/1 chromosome 16, whole genome shotgun sequence and contains:
- a CDS encoding predicted protein gives rise to the protein WAPIGTEHFHKLVAAKFYDQCRFFRVLDNFMVQFGIAADPSVQQTWKHEILNDDPVLETNRRGTMTYATSGKNTRTTQLFINTNKKAEGNKFLDKQGFAPFAQVLEGMEFVDQINKEYGEKPVQGKIVRKGNEYLAEDFPRLSYIVSIREIVEQPKGMR
- a CDS encoding predicted protein yields the protein MDGAPLDDGKAATSVEERKLTAKMVVSSKTVPSSDQQVHRLAEKLEPSGKGERNMGVSWNVQGIVEAQYTKSEGRQQQSSGVPGEYSDCRKSAALASAEESDDKVSSFRKRNALYSKRNYYKTKTQFQDLRDSSYALRAENIELKEEKDRLEGLLAAANDAIASLKPEDLRPTLRGSTFAPSTPLESPSDSSIPRVTDGIVPPGIVSGEEDMEALLAFFRSDSIRQDGGGLHQSVSPALSYLVTDVRSNRLLWDAQRLQEALQGRQEDSHRRTSFPASFTSIRSQNFDEQEIFGESQPRRSSLPAVAQNETSVILPAAHDQVGRSESGAAWNSLRRIWAPSQNTVPLFSLGALAQITDFSRSRPVADLAGDYQSVIGGSLSLPSTQNPSMPQHIRPAERLLPSSPASDQIVEPGASAEEQLRYLLFMDALMRSTSGGR